One window of Peteryoungia desertarenae genomic DNA carries:
- the rpsN gene encoding 30S ribosomal protein S14 has product MAKVSAVEKNKRRRKTVALQSAKRAALKATIMNQSLPIEERFKATLKLAELPRDGSKTRIRNRCEVTGRPRAFYRKLKMSRIALRELGNTGKVPGVVKSSW; this is encoded by the coding sequence CGAAAGTAAGCGCAGTTGAAAAGAACAAGCGCCGCCGCAAGACAGTTGCCCTGCAGTCCGCCAAGCGCGCTGCCCTGAAGGCAACCATCATGAACCAGTCGCTTCCGATCGAAGAGCGGTTCAAGGCTACCCTGAAGCTGGCTGAACTGCCGCGTGATGGATCGAAGACCCGCATTCGCAACCGTTGCGAAGTGACCGGTCGTCCGCGTGCATTCTATCGCAAGCTCAAGATGTCGCGTATCGCGCTTCGTGAGCTTGGCAACACCGGCAAGGTGCCGGGCGTTGTAAAGTCGAGCTGGTAA